From Apium graveolens cultivar Ventura chromosome 9, ASM990537v1, whole genome shotgun sequence, the proteins below share one genomic window:
- the LOC141682691 gene encoding topless-related protein 4-like isoform X2: MSSLSRELVFLILQFLDEEKFKDTVHRLEKESGFYFNMKYFEDTVTNGEWDEVEKYLSGFTKVDDNRYSMKIFFEIRKQKYLEALDKPDYGKAVEVLRKDLKVFSTFNDELFKEITLLLTLPNFRENEQLSKYGDTNQARSIMLGELKKLIEANPLFRDKLQFPSLKNSRLRTLINQSLNWQHQLCKNPKSNPDIKTLFVDHSCGQANGARVPSPVTNQLMGSMPKVGGFPPLGAHGPFQASPASITASLGGWMANPSTMPHQGIPGGPIGLSAPNNAAMDYHTADSEHALKRAARPFGLMDETSQGNNLPINILPVTYPSQTHPHNSYSSDDLPKTVLANLNQGSVVRSMDFHPVEQTLLLVGTNIGDISVWEVGSRDRLAFKNFKVLDLGACSGTLQASLANEYTASVNRVMWSPDGTLFGVAYSKHIVHIYTFHGGDDLRNRLEIDAHVGNVSDLAFSHPNKQLCIITCGEDKAIRVWDVATGAKQYSFEGHEAPVYSVCPHHKENIQFIFSTSVDGKIKAWLYDNMGSRVDYDAPGQSCTRMAYSADGTRLFSCGTSKDGESHIVEWNESEGAVKRSYVGLGKRSMGVVQFDTTKNRFLVAGDEFVIKFWDIDNVNLLTTIDADGGLPASPCIRFSKEGILLAVSTSENGVKILGNAEGLRLVRAVDNRAPDPSRVSGIVAKSPVVGAYGASSLSAVTNIGALERGAPVTAIVPLNGDGRSLPDVNPRITDEMENSKVWKLAEINEHAQLHSLRLPDILLSVRISRLIYTNSGAAILALACNAVHKLWKWQRNERNPSGKATTNVPPQLWQPSSGILMTNDISETKPEDALPCFALSKNDSYVMSASGGKISLFNMMTFKTMTTFMPPPPAATFLAFHPQDNNIIAIGMEDSSIQIYNVRVDEVKSKLKGHQKRVTGLAFSKVLNILVSSGADAQICVWSMDGWEKQASKFVQIPAGRAPNPLGQTRVQFHQDQKHVLVVHETQLAIYEAPKLECIKQWLPRDLSGSITDATYSCDSQSIYATLEDGSINVFTATALSLRCWISPAAYLPANPSVRAYPLVITAHPNDPNQFALGLSDGGVHVLEPLESEGRWGTVPPSENGAGPSTNPALASS; encoded by the exons ATGTCTTCATTGAGCAGAGAGCTTGTTTTTCTCATACTGCAGTTCTTAGATGAGGAGAAATTTAAGGACACTGTTCATAG GTTGGAGAAGGAATCAGGGTTTTATTTTAATATGAAGTATTTTGAAGATACGGTTACAAATGGAGAGTGGGATGAGGTCGAAAAATATCTGTCTGGGTTTACCAAGGTTGATGATAATCGATACTCTATGAAAATATTCTTTGAGATTCGGAAACAGAAATATCTTGAAGCTTTGGATAA GCCTGACTATGGGAAAGCGGTGGAAGTTCTCAGGAAGGATTTGAAAGTCTTTTCTACCTTTAATGATGAACTTTTTAAGGAAATTACTCTGCTCTTGACATTGCCAAATTTTAG GGAGAATGAACAACTTTCGAAATATGGAGATACTAATCAAGCAAGGTCTATAATGCTTGGGGAGCTTAAAAAGTTGATCGAGGCAAATCCACTTTTTCGAGATAAGCTTCAATTTCCCAGCTTGAAAAACTCAAGGTTGCGGACGTTGATCAATCAGAg CTTGAATTGGCAGCATCAGCTCTGCAAGAATCCAAAGTCTAACCCTGATATTAAAACCCTATTTGTGGACCATTCATGCGGACAAGCAAATGGTGCCCGGGTTCCCTCTCCAGTTACCAATCAGCTTATGGGTTCCATGCCTAAAGTGGGTGGTTTCCCGCCTCTAGGTGCTCATGGT CCATTCCAGGCTTCACCTGCATCTATCACTGCCTCTCTTGGGGGATGGATGGCTAACCCATCCACCATGCCGCATCAGGGGATTCCTGGAGGTCCAATAGGATTAAGTGCTCCTAATAATGCTG CAATGGATTATCATACTGCAGATTCTGAACATGCACTGAAGAGAGCAGCTAGACCTTTTGGGTTAATGGATGAG ACTTCACAGGGCAACAATCTTCCTATCAATATTTTGCCCGTCACGTATCCCAGCCAGACTCATCCTCACAATTCATATTCATCCGATGACTTGCCAAAGACAGTTCTTGCCAATTTGAATCAAGGTTCTGTGGTCAGAAGCATGGATTTCCATCCGGTGGAACAAACTCTTCTTCTTG TTGGGACGAACATAGGTGATATTTCAGTGTGGGAAGTAGGTAGCAGGGACAGACTTGcttttaagaattttaaagtatTGGACCTTGGGGCATGTTCAGGGACTCTGCAA GCATCGCTAGCAAATGAGTATACTGCCTCGGTCAACCGGGTGATGTGGAGTCCTGATGGAACATTATTTG GTGTTGCATACTCTAAGCACATCGTGCATATTTATACTTTTCATGGGGGTGACGATTTGCGGAACCGCTTAGAG ATAGATGCTCATGTTGGCAATGTCAGTGATCTTGCCTTTTCACATCCAAATAAACAACTGTGCATTATAACTTGCGGGGAGGACAAGGCTATCAGG GTATGGGATGTTGCAACTGGAGCTAAGCAGTACAGTTTTGAGGGTCACGAGGCACCTGTCTATTCTGTATGCCCGCATCATAAGGAAAACATTCAG TTCATTTTTTCAACATCTGTTGATGGGAAGATTAAGGCCTGGCTTTATGACAATATGGGTTCTCGAGTTGATTATGATGCACCAGGACAATCTTGTACTAGAATGGCCTATAGTGCTGACGGTACAAG ACTTTTTTCATGCGGGACTAGTAAAGATGGAGAATCCCATATTGTTGAATGGAATGAAAGTGAAGGTGCCGTCAAGCGAAGTTATGTTGGTCTTGGAAAGCGATCTATGGGTGTTGTTCAATTTGATACGACGAAGAACAGGTTCTTGGTCGCTGGGGATGAGTTTGTTATCAAGTTTTGGGACATTGATAATGTTAACCTCTTGACAACTATTGACGCAGATGGTGGATTGCCG GCTTCACCATGCATCCGATTTAGCAAAGAAGGCATACTTTTGGCTGTTTCAACAAGTGAGAATGGTGTGAAAATATTAGGGAATGCTGAAGGTCTTCGTCTTGTTCGTGCGGTAGACAATAGGGCACCTGATCCTTCTAGGGTTTCTGGGATTGTTGCAAAG TCGCCTGTTGTTGGAGCATATGGTGCTTCAAGTTTGTCTGCTGTAACAAACATTGGTGCTTTGGAAAGAGGTGCACCCGTCACAGCCATTGTGCCACTG AATGGAGATGGTCGATCTTTGCCCGATGTAAATCCCAGAATAACTGATGAAATGGAGAATTCGAAGGTTTGGAAGCTGGCAGAAATCAATGAACACGCTCAACTTCATTCGCTGAGACTGCCTGACATTCTATTATCCGTACGA ATTTCCAGGTTAATTTATACAAATTCAGGAGCGGCCATATTGGCGTTAGCATGTAATGCTGTACACAAACTTTGGAAATGGCAGAGAAATGAACGGAACCCGAGTGGAAAG GCAACTACAAATGTTCCACCACAATTATGGCAGCCTTCTAGTGGCATATTAATGACCAACGATATCAGTGAAACAAAACCGGAAGATGCCCTCCCGTGTTTTGCTCTTTCGAAAAATGATTCTTATGTCATGTCTGCCTCGGGAGGAAAGATTTCTCTGTTTAACATGATGACATTCAAG ACTATGACGACATTTATGCCCCCGCCTCCTGCTGCAACTTTTCTTGCCTTCCATCCACAAGACAACAATATTATTGCAATTGGCATGGAGGACTCTTCAATACAAATATACAACGTTCGGGTTGATGAG GTGAAAAGCAAGTTAAAAGGTCACCAGAAGAGGGTTACTGGCCTTGCCTTTTCCAAGGTTCTAAATATACTTGTATCATCAGGAGCCGATGCTCAG ATTTGTGTTTGGAGCATGGACGGATGGGAGAAGCAAGCTAGTAAATTTGTGCAGATTCCTGCTGGTCGAGCACCAAACCCTCTTGGGCAGACCCGTGTACAGTTTCACCAAGACCAAAAGCATGTGTTGGTTGTCCATGAAACTCAGTTAGCGATTTACGAGGCACCAAAGCTTGAATGCATTAAACAG TGGCTTCCCAGAGATTTAAGTGGCTCAATTACTGATGCTACATATTCATGCGATAGCCAGTCCATATATGCGACTCTGGAAGATGGAAGCATTAATGTTTTTACTGCCACAGCACTCAGTCTGAGGTGTTGGATTAGCCCCGCTGCTTATTTACCTGCAAATCCTAG CGTGAGGGCATATCCGCTTGTCATCACAGCACATCCTAATGATCCGAATCAGTTCGCTTTGGGACTTAGTGATGGTGGCGTTCATGTTCTTGAACCCCTGGAATCAGAGGGAAGGTGGGGTACCGTGCCTCCTAGTGAAAATGGTGCAGGCCCTAGCACGAACCCTGCCTTGGCAAGTTCGTAG
- the LOC141682691 gene encoding topless-related protein 4-like isoform X3 has translation MSSLSRELVFLILQFLDEEKFKDTVHRLEKESGFYFNMKYFEDTVTNGEWDEVEKYLSGFTKVDDNRYSMKIFFEIRKQKYLEALDKPDYGKAVEVLRKDLKVFSTFNDELFKEITLLLTLPNFRENEQLSKYGDTNQARSIMLGELKKLIEANPLFRDKLQFPSLKNSRLRTLINQSLNWQHQLCKNPKSNPDIKTLFVDHSCGQANGARVPSPVTNQLMGSMPKVGGFPPLGAHGPFQASPASITASLGGWMANPSTMPHQGIPGGPIGLSAPNNADSEHALKRAARPFGLMDETSQGNNLPINILPVTYPSQTHPHNSYSSDDLPKTVLANLNQGSVVRSMDFHPVEQTLLLVGTNIGDISVWEVGSRDRLAFKNFKVLDLGACSGTLQASLANEYTASVNRVMWSPDGTLFGVAYSKHIVHIYTFHGGDDLRNRLEIDAHVGNVSDLAFSHPNKQLCIITCGEDKAIRVWDVATGAKQYSFEGHEAPVYSVCPHHKENIQFIFSTSVDGKIKAWLYDNMGSRVDYDAPGQSCTRMAYSADGTRLFSCGTSKDGESHIVEWNESEGAVKRSYVGLGKRSMGVVQFDTTKNRFLVAGDEFVIKFWDIDNVNLLTTIDADGGLPASPCIRFSKEGILLAVSTSENGVKILGNAEGLRLVRAVDNRAPDPSRVSGIVAKSPVVGAYGASSLSAVTNIGALERGAPVTAIVPLNGDGRSLPDVNPRITDEMENSKVWKLAEINEHAQLHSLRLPDILLSVRISRLIYTNSGAAILALACNAVHKLWKWQRNERNPSGKATTNVPPQLWQPSSGILMTNDISETKPEDALPCFALSKNDSYVMSASGGKISLFNMMTFKTMTTFMPPPPAATFLAFHPQDNNIIAIGMEDSSIQIYNVRVDEVKSKLKGHQKRVTGLAFSKVLNILVSSGADAQICVWSMDGWEKQASKFVQIPAGRAPNPLGQTRVQFHQDQKHVLVVHETQLAIYEAPKLECIKQWLPRDLSGSITDATYSCDSQSIYATLEDGSINVFTATALSLRCWISPAAYLPANPSVRAYPLVITAHPNDPNQFALGLSDGGVHVLEPLESEGRWGTVPPSENGAGPSTNPALASS, from the exons ATGTCTTCATTGAGCAGAGAGCTTGTTTTTCTCATACTGCAGTTCTTAGATGAGGAGAAATTTAAGGACACTGTTCATAG GTTGGAGAAGGAATCAGGGTTTTATTTTAATATGAAGTATTTTGAAGATACGGTTACAAATGGAGAGTGGGATGAGGTCGAAAAATATCTGTCTGGGTTTACCAAGGTTGATGATAATCGATACTCTATGAAAATATTCTTTGAGATTCGGAAACAGAAATATCTTGAAGCTTTGGATAA GCCTGACTATGGGAAAGCGGTGGAAGTTCTCAGGAAGGATTTGAAAGTCTTTTCTACCTTTAATGATGAACTTTTTAAGGAAATTACTCTGCTCTTGACATTGCCAAATTTTAG GGAGAATGAACAACTTTCGAAATATGGAGATACTAATCAAGCAAGGTCTATAATGCTTGGGGAGCTTAAAAAGTTGATCGAGGCAAATCCACTTTTTCGAGATAAGCTTCAATTTCCCAGCTTGAAAAACTCAAGGTTGCGGACGTTGATCAATCAGAg CTTGAATTGGCAGCATCAGCTCTGCAAGAATCCAAAGTCTAACCCTGATATTAAAACCCTATTTGTGGACCATTCATGCGGACAAGCAAATGGTGCCCGGGTTCCCTCTCCAGTTACCAATCAGCTTATGGGTTCCATGCCTAAAGTGGGTGGTTTCCCGCCTCTAGGTGCTCATGGT CCATTCCAGGCTTCACCTGCATCTATCACTGCCTCTCTTGGGGGATGGATGGCTAACCCATCCACCATGCCGCATCAGGGGATTCCTGGAGGTCCAATAGGATTAAGTGCTCCTAATAATGCTG ATTCTGAACATGCACTGAAGAGAGCAGCTAGACCTTTTGGGTTAATGGATGAG ACTTCACAGGGCAACAATCTTCCTATCAATATTTTGCCCGTCACGTATCCCAGCCAGACTCATCCTCACAATTCATATTCATCCGATGACTTGCCAAAGACAGTTCTTGCCAATTTGAATCAAGGTTCTGTGGTCAGAAGCATGGATTTCCATCCGGTGGAACAAACTCTTCTTCTTG TTGGGACGAACATAGGTGATATTTCAGTGTGGGAAGTAGGTAGCAGGGACAGACTTGcttttaagaattttaaagtatTGGACCTTGGGGCATGTTCAGGGACTCTGCAA GCATCGCTAGCAAATGAGTATACTGCCTCGGTCAACCGGGTGATGTGGAGTCCTGATGGAACATTATTTG GTGTTGCATACTCTAAGCACATCGTGCATATTTATACTTTTCATGGGGGTGACGATTTGCGGAACCGCTTAGAG ATAGATGCTCATGTTGGCAATGTCAGTGATCTTGCCTTTTCACATCCAAATAAACAACTGTGCATTATAACTTGCGGGGAGGACAAGGCTATCAGG GTATGGGATGTTGCAACTGGAGCTAAGCAGTACAGTTTTGAGGGTCACGAGGCACCTGTCTATTCTGTATGCCCGCATCATAAGGAAAACATTCAG TTCATTTTTTCAACATCTGTTGATGGGAAGATTAAGGCCTGGCTTTATGACAATATGGGTTCTCGAGTTGATTATGATGCACCAGGACAATCTTGTACTAGAATGGCCTATAGTGCTGACGGTACAAG ACTTTTTTCATGCGGGACTAGTAAAGATGGAGAATCCCATATTGTTGAATGGAATGAAAGTGAAGGTGCCGTCAAGCGAAGTTATGTTGGTCTTGGAAAGCGATCTATGGGTGTTGTTCAATTTGATACGACGAAGAACAGGTTCTTGGTCGCTGGGGATGAGTTTGTTATCAAGTTTTGGGACATTGATAATGTTAACCTCTTGACAACTATTGACGCAGATGGTGGATTGCCG GCTTCACCATGCATCCGATTTAGCAAAGAAGGCATACTTTTGGCTGTTTCAACAAGTGAGAATGGTGTGAAAATATTAGGGAATGCTGAAGGTCTTCGTCTTGTTCGTGCGGTAGACAATAGGGCACCTGATCCTTCTAGGGTTTCTGGGATTGTTGCAAAG TCGCCTGTTGTTGGAGCATATGGTGCTTCAAGTTTGTCTGCTGTAACAAACATTGGTGCTTTGGAAAGAGGTGCACCCGTCACAGCCATTGTGCCACTG AATGGAGATGGTCGATCTTTGCCCGATGTAAATCCCAGAATAACTGATGAAATGGAGAATTCGAAGGTTTGGAAGCTGGCAGAAATCAATGAACACGCTCAACTTCATTCGCTGAGACTGCCTGACATTCTATTATCCGTACGA ATTTCCAGGTTAATTTATACAAATTCAGGAGCGGCCATATTGGCGTTAGCATGTAATGCTGTACACAAACTTTGGAAATGGCAGAGAAATGAACGGAACCCGAGTGGAAAG GCAACTACAAATGTTCCACCACAATTATGGCAGCCTTCTAGTGGCATATTAATGACCAACGATATCAGTGAAACAAAACCGGAAGATGCCCTCCCGTGTTTTGCTCTTTCGAAAAATGATTCTTATGTCATGTCTGCCTCGGGAGGAAAGATTTCTCTGTTTAACATGATGACATTCAAG ACTATGACGACATTTATGCCCCCGCCTCCTGCTGCAACTTTTCTTGCCTTCCATCCACAAGACAACAATATTATTGCAATTGGCATGGAGGACTCTTCAATACAAATATACAACGTTCGGGTTGATGAG GTGAAAAGCAAGTTAAAAGGTCACCAGAAGAGGGTTACTGGCCTTGCCTTTTCCAAGGTTCTAAATATACTTGTATCATCAGGAGCCGATGCTCAG ATTTGTGTTTGGAGCATGGACGGATGGGAGAAGCAAGCTAGTAAATTTGTGCAGATTCCTGCTGGTCGAGCACCAAACCCTCTTGGGCAGACCCGTGTACAGTTTCACCAAGACCAAAAGCATGTGTTGGTTGTCCATGAAACTCAGTTAGCGATTTACGAGGCACCAAAGCTTGAATGCATTAAACAG TGGCTTCCCAGAGATTTAAGTGGCTCAATTACTGATGCTACATATTCATGCGATAGCCAGTCCATATATGCGACTCTGGAAGATGGAAGCATTAATGTTTTTACTGCCACAGCACTCAGTCTGAGGTGTTGGATTAGCCCCGCTGCTTATTTACCTGCAAATCCTAG CGTGAGGGCATATCCGCTTGTCATCACAGCACATCCTAATGATCCGAATCAGTTCGCTTTGGGACTTAGTGATGGTGGCGTTCATGTTCTTGAACCCCTGGAATCAGAGGGAAGGTGGGGTACCGTGCCTCCTAGTGAAAATGGTGCAGGCCCTAGCACGAACCCTGCCTTGGCAAGTTCGTAG
- the LOC141682691 gene encoding topless-related protein 4-like isoform X1 — MSSLSRELVFLILQFLDEEKFKDTVHRLEKESGFYFNMKYFEDTVTNGEWDEVEKYLSGFTKVDDNRYSMKIFFEIRKQKYLEALDKPDYGKAVEVLRKDLKVFSTFNDELFKEITLLLTLPNFRENEQLSKYGDTNQARSIMLGELKKLIEANPLFRDKLQFPSLKNSRLRTLINQSLNWQHQLCKNPKSNPDIKTLFVDHSCGQANGARVPSPVTNQLMGSMPKVGGFPPLGAHGPFQASPASITASLGGWMANPSTMPHQGIPGGPIGLSAPNNAASMLKRPRTPTTNPAMDYHTADSEHALKRAARPFGLMDETSQGNNLPINILPVTYPSQTHPHNSYSSDDLPKTVLANLNQGSVVRSMDFHPVEQTLLLVGTNIGDISVWEVGSRDRLAFKNFKVLDLGACSGTLQASLANEYTASVNRVMWSPDGTLFGVAYSKHIVHIYTFHGGDDLRNRLEIDAHVGNVSDLAFSHPNKQLCIITCGEDKAIRVWDVATGAKQYSFEGHEAPVYSVCPHHKENIQFIFSTSVDGKIKAWLYDNMGSRVDYDAPGQSCTRMAYSADGTRLFSCGTSKDGESHIVEWNESEGAVKRSYVGLGKRSMGVVQFDTTKNRFLVAGDEFVIKFWDIDNVNLLTTIDADGGLPASPCIRFSKEGILLAVSTSENGVKILGNAEGLRLVRAVDNRAPDPSRVSGIVAKSPVVGAYGASSLSAVTNIGALERGAPVTAIVPLNGDGRSLPDVNPRITDEMENSKVWKLAEINEHAQLHSLRLPDILLSVRISRLIYTNSGAAILALACNAVHKLWKWQRNERNPSGKATTNVPPQLWQPSSGILMTNDISETKPEDALPCFALSKNDSYVMSASGGKISLFNMMTFKTMTTFMPPPPAATFLAFHPQDNNIIAIGMEDSSIQIYNVRVDEVKSKLKGHQKRVTGLAFSKVLNILVSSGADAQICVWSMDGWEKQASKFVQIPAGRAPNPLGQTRVQFHQDQKHVLVVHETQLAIYEAPKLECIKQWLPRDLSGSITDATYSCDSQSIYATLEDGSINVFTATALSLRCWISPAAYLPANPSVRAYPLVITAHPNDPNQFALGLSDGGVHVLEPLESEGRWGTVPPSENGAGPSTNPALASS; from the exons ATGTCTTCATTGAGCAGAGAGCTTGTTTTTCTCATACTGCAGTTCTTAGATGAGGAGAAATTTAAGGACACTGTTCATAG GTTGGAGAAGGAATCAGGGTTTTATTTTAATATGAAGTATTTTGAAGATACGGTTACAAATGGAGAGTGGGATGAGGTCGAAAAATATCTGTCTGGGTTTACCAAGGTTGATGATAATCGATACTCTATGAAAATATTCTTTGAGATTCGGAAACAGAAATATCTTGAAGCTTTGGATAA GCCTGACTATGGGAAAGCGGTGGAAGTTCTCAGGAAGGATTTGAAAGTCTTTTCTACCTTTAATGATGAACTTTTTAAGGAAATTACTCTGCTCTTGACATTGCCAAATTTTAG GGAGAATGAACAACTTTCGAAATATGGAGATACTAATCAAGCAAGGTCTATAATGCTTGGGGAGCTTAAAAAGTTGATCGAGGCAAATCCACTTTTTCGAGATAAGCTTCAATTTCCCAGCTTGAAAAACTCAAGGTTGCGGACGTTGATCAATCAGAg CTTGAATTGGCAGCATCAGCTCTGCAAGAATCCAAAGTCTAACCCTGATATTAAAACCCTATTTGTGGACCATTCATGCGGACAAGCAAATGGTGCCCGGGTTCCCTCTCCAGTTACCAATCAGCTTATGGGTTCCATGCCTAAAGTGGGTGGTTTCCCGCCTCTAGGTGCTCATGGT CCATTCCAGGCTTCACCTGCATCTATCACTGCCTCTCTTGGGGGATGGATGGCTAACCCATCCACCATGCCGCATCAGGGGATTCCTGGAGGTCCAATAGGATTAAGTGCTCCTAATAATGCTG CATCTATGCTGAAGCGTCCTAGGACCCCTACTACTAATCCAGCAATGGATTATCATACTGCAGATTCTGAACATGCACTGAAGAGAGCAGCTAGACCTTTTGGGTTAATGGATGAG ACTTCACAGGGCAACAATCTTCCTATCAATATTTTGCCCGTCACGTATCCCAGCCAGACTCATCCTCACAATTCATATTCATCCGATGACTTGCCAAAGACAGTTCTTGCCAATTTGAATCAAGGTTCTGTGGTCAGAAGCATGGATTTCCATCCGGTGGAACAAACTCTTCTTCTTG TTGGGACGAACATAGGTGATATTTCAGTGTGGGAAGTAGGTAGCAGGGACAGACTTGcttttaagaattttaaagtatTGGACCTTGGGGCATGTTCAGGGACTCTGCAA GCATCGCTAGCAAATGAGTATACTGCCTCGGTCAACCGGGTGATGTGGAGTCCTGATGGAACATTATTTG GTGTTGCATACTCTAAGCACATCGTGCATATTTATACTTTTCATGGGGGTGACGATTTGCGGAACCGCTTAGAG ATAGATGCTCATGTTGGCAATGTCAGTGATCTTGCCTTTTCACATCCAAATAAACAACTGTGCATTATAACTTGCGGGGAGGACAAGGCTATCAGG GTATGGGATGTTGCAACTGGAGCTAAGCAGTACAGTTTTGAGGGTCACGAGGCACCTGTCTATTCTGTATGCCCGCATCATAAGGAAAACATTCAG TTCATTTTTTCAACATCTGTTGATGGGAAGATTAAGGCCTGGCTTTATGACAATATGGGTTCTCGAGTTGATTATGATGCACCAGGACAATCTTGTACTAGAATGGCCTATAGTGCTGACGGTACAAG ACTTTTTTCATGCGGGACTAGTAAAGATGGAGAATCCCATATTGTTGAATGGAATGAAAGTGAAGGTGCCGTCAAGCGAAGTTATGTTGGTCTTGGAAAGCGATCTATGGGTGTTGTTCAATTTGATACGACGAAGAACAGGTTCTTGGTCGCTGGGGATGAGTTTGTTATCAAGTTTTGGGACATTGATAATGTTAACCTCTTGACAACTATTGACGCAGATGGTGGATTGCCG GCTTCACCATGCATCCGATTTAGCAAAGAAGGCATACTTTTGGCTGTTTCAACAAGTGAGAATGGTGTGAAAATATTAGGGAATGCTGAAGGTCTTCGTCTTGTTCGTGCGGTAGACAATAGGGCACCTGATCCTTCTAGGGTTTCTGGGATTGTTGCAAAG TCGCCTGTTGTTGGAGCATATGGTGCTTCAAGTTTGTCTGCTGTAACAAACATTGGTGCTTTGGAAAGAGGTGCACCCGTCACAGCCATTGTGCCACTG AATGGAGATGGTCGATCTTTGCCCGATGTAAATCCCAGAATAACTGATGAAATGGAGAATTCGAAGGTTTGGAAGCTGGCAGAAATCAATGAACACGCTCAACTTCATTCGCTGAGACTGCCTGACATTCTATTATCCGTACGA ATTTCCAGGTTAATTTATACAAATTCAGGAGCGGCCATATTGGCGTTAGCATGTAATGCTGTACACAAACTTTGGAAATGGCAGAGAAATGAACGGAACCCGAGTGGAAAG GCAACTACAAATGTTCCACCACAATTATGGCAGCCTTCTAGTGGCATATTAATGACCAACGATATCAGTGAAACAAAACCGGAAGATGCCCTCCCGTGTTTTGCTCTTTCGAAAAATGATTCTTATGTCATGTCTGCCTCGGGAGGAAAGATTTCTCTGTTTAACATGATGACATTCAAG ACTATGACGACATTTATGCCCCCGCCTCCTGCTGCAACTTTTCTTGCCTTCCATCCACAAGACAACAATATTATTGCAATTGGCATGGAGGACTCTTCAATACAAATATACAACGTTCGGGTTGATGAG GTGAAAAGCAAGTTAAAAGGTCACCAGAAGAGGGTTACTGGCCTTGCCTTTTCCAAGGTTCTAAATATACTTGTATCATCAGGAGCCGATGCTCAG ATTTGTGTTTGGAGCATGGACGGATGGGAGAAGCAAGCTAGTAAATTTGTGCAGATTCCTGCTGGTCGAGCACCAAACCCTCTTGGGCAGACCCGTGTACAGTTTCACCAAGACCAAAAGCATGTGTTGGTTGTCCATGAAACTCAGTTAGCGATTTACGAGGCACCAAAGCTTGAATGCATTAAACAG TGGCTTCCCAGAGATTTAAGTGGCTCAATTACTGATGCTACATATTCATGCGATAGCCAGTCCATATATGCGACTCTGGAAGATGGAAGCATTAATGTTTTTACTGCCACAGCACTCAGTCTGAGGTGTTGGATTAGCCCCGCTGCTTATTTACCTGCAAATCCTAG CGTGAGGGCATATCCGCTTGTCATCACAGCACATCCTAATGATCCGAATCAGTTCGCTTTGGGACTTAGTGATGGTGGCGTTCATGTTCTTGAACCCCTGGAATCAGAGGGAAGGTGGGGTACCGTGCCTCCTAGTGAAAATGGTGCAGGCCCTAGCACGAACCCTGCCTTGGCAAGTTCGTAG